In Streptococcus parasuis, the following proteins share a genomic window:
- a CDS encoding CPBP family intramembrane glutamic endopeptidase codes for MQRFKNILKFIGLIFLTLSVNIFPMRLIATQETTPTYIQWLASLGYLLVTGIVLVLVWKKYKNKDEKEKLPFSWKDFGIALLFYLATRLVAIGGTFLIQMVTANATSANDAALMATNEQLSRMFPLYFVAFHLAIGIFAPILEELVFRGFFGRYFFKNNRKWLKLTVSSSIFALLHIFYPIEFIVYFLLGAIFYLAYARRENIVDSIVVHLLNNGLLVIVSVVNYLILMLG; via the coding sequence ATGCAACGTTTTAAAAATATACTGAAGTTTATTGGGCTAATCTTTCTTACCTTAAGTGTCAATATCTTTCCAATGAGATTGATTGCTACTCAGGAGACAACGCCAACTTATATACAGTGGCTTGCTAGTCTAGGTTATTTATTGGTTACTGGTATCGTCCTTGTTCTTGTTTGGAAAAAATATAAAAACAAGGATGAAAAGGAAAAATTACCCTTTAGCTGGAAAGACTTTGGAATTGCTCTTCTCTTTTATCTTGCTACTCGTCTAGTAGCCATTGGTGGGACCTTTTTAATTCAAATGGTCACGGCTAATGCAACATCAGCAAATGATGCAGCCTTGATGGCAACCAATGAGCAGCTTAGCCGGATGTTCCCTTTATACTTTGTAGCCTTTCATCTTGCAATTGGTATCTTTGCTCCTATCTTGGAAGAACTTGTGTTCAGAGGATTCTTTGGTCGTTATTTTTTCAAAAACAATCGTAAGTGGTTGAAATTGACTGTGAGCTCTTCCATTTTTGCATTGTTACATATATTCTATCCAATCGAGTTTATTGTGTATTTCCTGTTAGGAGCAATTTTTTACTTGGCATACGCTCGTCGTGAAAACATTGTCGATTCGATTGTTGTGCATCTACTGAATAACGGATTACTGGTTATTGTATCTGTTGTTAATTATCTTATTCTAATGCTTGGTTAA